The proteins below come from a single Cervus canadensis isolate Bull #8, Minnesota chromosome 2, ASM1932006v1, whole genome shotgun sequence genomic window:
- the LOC122427509 gene encoding ubiquitin-like protein 5 — protein sequence MIEVVCNDRLGKKVRVKCNTDETIGDLKKLIAAQTGTHWNKIVLKKWYTIFKDHVSLGDYEIHDGMNLELYYQ from the coding sequence ATGATCGAGGTTGTTTGCAACGACCGTCTGGGGAAGAAGGTGCGCGTTAAGTGCAATACGGACGAGACCATTGGGGACCTTAAGAAGCTGATCGCAGCCCAAACTGGCACCCACTGGAACAAGATCGTACTGAAGAAGTGGTACACGATTTTTAAGGACCACGTGTCTCTGGGGGACTATGAAATCCACGATGGGATGAACCTGGAGCTTTATTACCAATAG
- the CHI3L2 gene encoding chitinase-3-like protein 2 isoform X1, with product MGIPEKLTRDMGVSAMDQKSFWEGLVALLLLQEGSAYKLVCYFTNWSQDRQEPGKFTFESTDPFLCSHLIYSFASISNNKVIIKDKNEAKLYQTINNLKTKNPKLKILLSIGGYLFGSKGFHPMVESSSSTLKFVNSVILFLRNHNFDGLDISWIYPNVKDNTHFTVLIHKLAEAFQQDFVKSTKERLLLTAGVSAGRQMIDNSYQIKELAKDLDFINLLSFDFHGSWEKPLVTGHNSPLRKGQLDRQTSSYYNVEYAVGYWIKKGIPAEKVVMGIPTYGRSFTLASAETAVGAPASGPGAAGPITKSSGFLAYYEICQFLQGAKITRLQDQQVPYAIKGNQWVGYDDVESVETKVQFLKNLNLGGAMIWSIDMDDFTGKFCSQGPYPLVQAVKRSLGSLES from the exons GTTTAGTGGCCTTGCTGCTTCTTCAGGAAG gaTCTGCCTACAAACTGGTTTGCTACTTTACCAACTGGTCACAAGACAGGCAGGAACCAGGGAAGTTCACCTTTGAGAGCACTGACCCCTTCCTATGTTCTCACCTCATTTACTCATTCGCCAGCATCAGTAACAACAAGGTCATCATCAAGGACAAGAATGAGGCGAAGCTTTACCAGACCATCAACAATCTCAAAACCAA GAATCCCAAACTGAAAATTCTCTTGTCCATTGGAGGGTATCTGTTTGGTTCCAAAGG GTTCCATCCCATGGTTGAATCTTCTTCATCAACCTTGAAATTTGTCAACTCTGTAATCCTATTTCTGAGGAATCATAACTTTGATGGACTGGACATAAGTTGGATCTACCCAAATGTAAAAGACAACACTCATTTCACTGTGCTGATTCAT aaGTTAGCAGAAGCTTTTCAGCAGGACTTTGTAAAATCCACCAAAGAAAGGCTTCTCTTGACTGCAGGAGTTTCTGCAGGGAGGCAGATGATTGACAACAGCTATCAGATCAAGGAATTGGCAAA AGACCTGGATTTCATCAACCTCCTGTCTTTTGACTTCCATGGGTCTTGGGAAAAGCCCCTTGTCACTGGCCACAACAGCCCCCTGAGAAAGGGGCAGCTGGACAGACAGACAAGCTCCTACTACAATGTG GAGTATGCTGTGGGATACTGGATAAAGAAGGGGATTCCTGCAGAGAAGGTGGTCATGGGCATCCCCACGTATGGACGTTCTTTTACACTGGCCTCTGCAGAAACTGCCGTGGGGGCCCCTGCCTCTGGTCCTGGAGCTGCTGGCCCCATCACCAAGTCTTCAGGTTTCCTGGCTTATTATGAG ATCTGCCAGTTCCTACAAGGAGCCAAGATCACAAGGCTCCAGGATCAGCAAGTTCCCTATGCAATCAAGGGGAACCAGTGGGTGGGCTATGATGATGTGGAGAGTGTGGAGACCAAG GTTCAGTTTCTAAAGAATCTAAACCTGGGAGGGGCCATGATCTGGTCTATTGACATGGATGACTTCACCGGCAAATTCTGCAGCCAGGGCCCCTACCCCCTTGTTCAAGCTGTCAAGAGGAGTCTTGGCTCTCTAGAAAG CTGA
- the CHI3L2 gene encoding chitinase-3-like protein 2 isoform X2, whose product MGIPEKLTRDMGVSAMDQKSFWEGLVALLLLQEGSAYKLVCYFTNWSQDRQEPGKFTFESTDPFLCSHLIYSFASISNNKVIIKDKNEAKLYQTINNLKTKNPKLKILLSIGGYLFGSKGFHPMVESSSSTLKFVNSVILFLRNHNFDGLDISWIYPNVKDNTHFTVLIHKLAEAFQQDFVKSTKERLLLTAGVSAGRQMIDNSYQIKELAKDLDFINLLSFDFHGSWEKPLVTGHNSPLRKGQLDRQTSSYYNVEYAVGYWIKKGIPAEKVVMGIPTYGRSFTLASAETAVGAPASGPGAAGPITKSSGFLAYYETWEDLLINTEA is encoded by the exons GTTTAGTGGCCTTGCTGCTTCTTCAGGAAG gaTCTGCCTACAAACTGGTTTGCTACTTTACCAACTGGTCACAAGACAGGCAGGAACCAGGGAAGTTCACCTTTGAGAGCACTGACCCCTTCCTATGTTCTCACCTCATTTACTCATTCGCCAGCATCAGTAACAACAAGGTCATCATCAAGGACAAGAATGAGGCGAAGCTTTACCAGACCATCAACAATCTCAAAACCAA GAATCCCAAACTGAAAATTCTCTTGTCCATTGGAGGGTATCTGTTTGGTTCCAAAGG GTTCCATCCCATGGTTGAATCTTCTTCATCAACCTTGAAATTTGTCAACTCTGTAATCCTATTTCTGAGGAATCATAACTTTGATGGACTGGACATAAGTTGGATCTACCCAAATGTAAAAGACAACACTCATTTCACTGTGCTGATTCAT aaGTTAGCAGAAGCTTTTCAGCAGGACTTTGTAAAATCCACCAAAGAAAGGCTTCTCTTGACTGCAGGAGTTTCTGCAGGGAGGCAGATGATTGACAACAGCTATCAGATCAAGGAATTGGCAAA AGACCTGGATTTCATCAACCTCCTGTCTTTTGACTTCCATGGGTCTTGGGAAAAGCCCCTTGTCACTGGCCACAACAGCCCCCTGAGAAAGGGGCAGCTGGACAGACAGACAAGCTCCTACTACAATGTG GAGTATGCTGTGGGATACTGGATAAAGAAGGGGATTCCTGCAGAGAAGGTGGTCATGGGCATCCCCACGTATGGACGTTCTTTTACACTGGCCTCTGCAGAAACTGCCGTGGGGGCCCCTGCCTCTGGTCCTGGAGCTGCTGGCCCCATCACCAAGTCTTCAGGTTTCCTGGCTTATTATGAG acaTGGGAAGATTTACTGATCAATACTGAGGCCTGA